Proteins from a single region of Camelus ferus isolate YT-003-E chromosome 23, BCGSAC_Cfer_1.0, whole genome shotgun sequence:
- the PRG4 gene encoding proteoglycan 4: MFALIYKASRALEKFISPFTERAQHLKTTMDWKMLPIYLLLLPSVFLIQQVSSQDISSCAGRCGEGYSRDAICNCDYNCQHYMECCPDFKKVCTMELSCKGRCFESFARGRECDCDSDCKKYGKCCSDYETFCASVHNPTSPPSSKTAPPPPGASQTMKSTNKRSPKSPNKKKTKKVIESEEITEEHSVSENQESSSSSSSSSSTIRKVKSSKNSSANRKLKKKPKVKDKKKRPPKRKPTPEPLGVEAGSGLDSGDFKLTPTPDIPTTQRNKVTPTPKITTLKPTIPKPSLPPNSDTTKETSSIANKETTVETKETSSTKKQTSPSVKEKTKESGSAEKTPTEDFAPTPEVTTSKPKVEPITKSPVPTSPKELPPTTAKEPTPTTTKEPAPTTTKEPAPTTPNTKEPAPTTTKEPAPTTPKEPAPTSTKEPVPTSTKEPVPTSTKEPVPTSTKEPAPTTTTKEPAPTTPKEPAPTTTKEPAPTTTKEPAPTSTKEPVPTSTKEPAPTTTKEPAPTTPKEPAPTTTKEPAPTTTKEPAPTTTKEPAPTTTKEPAPTTTKEPAPTTTKEPAPTTTKEPEPAPTTTKEPAPTTTKEPAPTTTKEPAPTTTKEPAPTTPTTTTKEPAPTSTKEPAPTTTKEPAPTSTKEPAPTSTKEPAPTSTKEPAPTTPKEPAPTTPKEPAPTTPKEPAPTPPRKPAPTTTTTTKEPAPTTTKEPAPTSTKEPAPTTTTTKEPAPTTTKEPAPTTPKEPVPTSTKEPAPTTTKEPVPTTTKEPAPTTTKEPAPTTTKEPAPTSTKEPAPTTTTTKEPAPTTTKEPAPTSTKEPAPTTPKEPAPTSTKEPAPTTPKEPAPTTTKEPAPTSTKEPAPTTTKEPAPTSPKEPAPTTPKELTPSSPETPAPTASEASTSTTTTEPSTTPKKPAQSTPEFPVESTPKALENRPKEPTVPTIKSPQVTEPEITPTAKEKATAKYIQTTPETTTASPKTVTETATKTEEKTTESRITSTTTQVTSTATEDTTTSSKITPKATLAPKVMTATKKTTGKAVSKPEQTTATPKGTATSSKVTTPKPQKPTKAPRKPTSTRKPKTPKVKKPKTTPAPPKTTTSAMPTSSPTSLAEATFQSTTSPNLTPKPEIIEVNPENEGADAAEGEKPHVIPRPPVLTPIVIPGSDFIVRGPSQGIGISPMFPDETNLCNGRPVDGMTTLRNGTLVAFRGHYFWMLNPFSPPSPPRRITEVWGIPSPIDTVFTRCNCEGKTFFFKDSQYWRFTNDIKDAGYPKLISKGFGGLHGKIVAALSIAKYKSRPESVYFFKRGGSIQQYTYKQEPIKKCTGRRPAINYPVYGAMTQVRRRRFERATGPSQILHTIRIHHSPIRVSYQDKGFLHNEVKVSMLWRGLPNLVTSAISLPSVRKPDGYDYYAFSKDQYYNLDEPSRTARAIIVRPGQTLSTVWYNCP; the protein is encoded by the exons ATGTTTGCACTGATATATAAGGCTTCCAGGGCACTGGAGAAATTCATCTCTCCTTTTACAG AAAGGGCCCAGCACCTGAAAACAACCATGGACTGGAAAATGCTTCCCATTTACTTGTTGCTGCTGCCTTCTGTTTTCTTGATTCAGCAAGTTTCTTCTCAAG ATATATCAAGCTGTGCAGGGAGATGTGGGGAAGGGTATTCTAGAGATGCCATCTGCAACTGTGATTATAACTGTCAACACTACATGGAGTGCTGCCCCGACTTCAAGAAAGTCTGCACGATGG AGCTTTCCTGTAAAGGCCGCTGCTTCGAGAGCTTTGCAAGAGGGAGGGAGTGCGACTGTGACTCAGACTGTAAGAAGTACGGCAAGTGCTGCTCCGATTATGAGACCTTTTGT GCCTCGGTGCATAATCCCACATCACCACCATCTTCAAAGACTGCACCTCCGCCTCCAGGAGCATCTCAAACCATGAAGTCAACAAACAAACGTTCACCCAAATCACCAAACAAGAAGAAGACTAAGAAAGTTATAGAATCAGAGGAAATAACGGAAG aacattctgtttctgaaaatcaagagtcttcctcctcctcttcctcttcctcttcaacTATTCGGAAAGTCAAGTCTTCTAAAAATTCATCTGCtaatagaaaattaaagaagaaaccCAAAG taaaagacaagaagaaaagacCTCCTAAAAGGAAACCTACCCCAGAGCCACTAGGTGTAGAAGCTGGAAGTGGGCTGGACAGTGGTGACTTCAAGCTCACCCCAACTCCTGACATTCCTACCACCCAACGTAACAAAGTTACCCCAACTCCCAAAATTACAACTCTAAAACCAACAATTCCTAAACCCAGTCTTCCACCTAATTCTGATACAACCAAAGAGACTTCTTCAATAGCCAATAAGGAGACAACAGTTGAAACTAAGGAGACTTCTTCAACAAAGAAGCAGACCTCACCTAGTGTAAAAGAGAAGACTAAAGAGTCGGGAAGTGCAGAGAAAACACCTACTGAAGATTTTGCACCCACGCCTGAAGTTACTACATCTAAACCCAAAGTTGAACCTATAACCAAATCCCCTGTTCCCACCTCTCCCAAGGAACTACCTCCCACCACCGCCAAAGAGCCtacacccaccaccaccaaggagcctgcacccaccaccaccaaggagcctgctcccaccacccccaa CACCAAGGAGCCtgcacccaccaccaccaaggagcctgctcccaccacccccaagGAGCCTGCACCCACCAGCACCAAGGAGCCTGTACCCACCAGCACCAAGGAGCCTGTACCCACCAGCACCAAGGAGCCTGTACCCACCAGCACCAAGGAAccagctcccaccaccaccaccaaggagccagctcccaccacccccaaggagccagctcccaccaccaccaaggagccagctcccaccaccaccaaggagcctGCACCCACCAGCACCAAGGAGCCTGTACCCACCAGCACCAAGGAGccagctcccaccaccaccaaggagccagctcccaccacccccaaggagccagctcccaccaccaccaaggagccagctcccaccaccaccaaggagcctgctcccaccaccaccaaggagcctgctcccaccaccaccaaggagccagctcccaccaccaccaaggagcctgctcccaccaccaccaaggagcctgctcccaccaccaccaaggagcct GAAccagctcccaccaccaccaaggagccagctcccaccaccaccaagga gcctgctcccaccaccaccaaggagcctgctcccaccaccaccaaggagcctGCACCCACCA ctcccaccaccaccaccaaggagcctgcacccaccagcaccaaggagcctgctcccaccaccaccaaggagcctGCTCCCACCAGCACCAAGGAGCCTGCACCCACCAGCACCAAGGAGCCTGCACCCACCAGCACCAAGGAgcctgctcccaccacccccaaggagcctgctcccaccacccccaagGAGCCTGCACCCACCACCCCCAAGGAGCCTGCTCCCACACCACCAAGGA AgcctgctcccaccaccaccaccaccaccaaggagcctgcacccaccaccaccaaggagcctgcacccaccagcaccaaggagcctgctcccaccaccaccaccaccaaagagcctgcacccaccaccaccaaggagcctgctcccaccacccccaagGAGCCTGTACCCACCAGCACCAAGGAAccagctcccaccaccaccaaggagcctgtacccaccaccaccaaggagcctgcacccaccaccaccaaggagcctgcacccaccaccaccaaggagcctgcacccaccagcaccaaggagcctgctcccaccaccaccaccaccaaggagcctgcacccaccaccaccaaggagcctgcacccaccagcaccaaggagcctgcccccaccacccccaaggaGCCTGCACCCACCAGCACCAAGGAGCCTGCACCCACCACCCCCAAGGAgcctgctcccaccaccaccaaggagcctgcacccaccagcaccaaggagcctgctcccaccaccaccaaggagcctGCACCCACCAGCCCCAAGGAgcctgctcccaccacccccaagGAACTCACTCCAAGTTCTCCTGAGACACCTGCTCCAACCGCCTCAGAGGCCTCTACTTCAACTACTACCACGGAGCCTTCTACTACTCCCAAGAAACCTGCTCAATCAACTCCCGAGTTTCCAGTGGAATCCACACCAAAGGCTCTTGAAAACCGTCCTAAGGAGCCTACTGTACCTACAATCAAGTCTCCTCAAGTGACCGAGCCTGAAATAACTCCAACAGCTAAAGAGAAGGCCACAGCAAAATACATACAAACTACACCGGAAACGACAACTGCCTCACCTAAGACTGTAACAGAGACAGCaactaaaacagaagaaaagaccaCTGAGTCCAGAATAACAAGTACAACCACACAAGTAACATCTACCGCAACTGAAGATACCACGACATCCTCCAAAATTACTCCTAAAGCAACTCTCGCACCCAAAGTCATGACTGCAACAAAAAAGACAACCGGAAAGGCTGTGAGCAAACCTGAACAAACAACAGCTACACCAAAAGGTACAGCCACTAGTTCTAAAGTGACAACTCCTAAACCCCAAAAGCCAACCAAAGCACCCAGAAAGCCCACTTCTACCAGAAAGCCAAAAACACCCAAAGTGAAAAAACCGAAGACCACACCAGCTCCCCCAAAGACGACGACGTCAGCAATGCCTACATCGAGCCCTACCTCTTTAGCAGAAGCCACGTTCCAAAGCACCACCAGCCCTAACCTGACTCCCAAACCAGAAATAATTGAAGTAAATCCAGAGAATGAAGGTGCAGATGCTGCTGAAGGAGAAAAACCTCACGTGATTCCCAGGCCCCCTGTGTTAACTCCTATAGTGATTCCAGGCTCTGATTTCATAGTGAGAGGACCCAGTCAAGGCATTGGCATCAGCCCCATGTTTCCAG ATGAGACTAATTTATGCAATGGTAGGCCAGTAGATGGAATGACTACTTTGCGCAATGGGACATTAGTTGCATTTCGAG GTCATTATTTCTGGATGCTAAATCCGTTCAGTCCACCATCTCCACCTCGTAGAATTACTGAAGTTTGGGGCATTCCCTCCCCCATTGATACTGTTTTTACTAGATGCAattgtgaaggaaaaactttcttctttaag GATTCTCAGTATTGGCGTTTCACCAATGATATAAAAGATGCAGGGTATCCTAAACTGATTTCCAAAGGATTTGGAGGACTACATGGAAAAATAGTGGCAGCTCTCTCAATAGCTAAGTACAAGAGCAGACCTGaatctgtgtattttttcaaGAGAG GTGGCAGCATTCAGCAGTATACTTATAAACAGGAACCCATCAAAAAGTGCACTGGAAGAAGGCCTGCTATAAATTATCCAGTGTATGGAGCAATGACACAGGTTAGGAGACGTCGCTTTGAACGTGCGACAGGACCTTCTCAAATTTTACACACCATCCGAATTCACCATTCACCCATCAGAGTCTCTTATCAAGACAAAG GTTTCCTCCATAATGAAGTTAAAGTGAGCATGCTGTGGAGAGGACTTCCAAATCTGGTTACTTCAGCTATATCACTGCCCAGTGTCAGAAAACCAGATGGCTACGATTACTATGCCTTTTCTAAAG aTCAATATTATAACCTCGATGAGCCTAGCAGGACAGCAAGAGCCATTATTGTTCGTCCTGGGCAGACCTTATCCACTGTCTGGTACAACTGTCCTTAG